From Homalodisca vitripennis isolate AUS2020 chromosome 1, UT_GWSS_2.1, whole genome shotgun sequence, the proteins below share one genomic window:
- the LOC124353103 gene encoding uncharacterized protein LOC124353103 — protein MAVLNLVTLDWLFTAALFVVTVILVKIHASVRRKKEIMGDMPCYPGYLPLLGHAHLATQFTYTGFIDEIRRTRKDNKGTLHIWVGPKLCAFVANHVNYAQVSSTRYGGHARITKGLFTSG, from the exons ATGGCGGTCCTGAACCTCGTCACTCTAGACTGGCTGTTCACGGCGGCTCTGTTCGTTGTCACCGTCATCCTGGTGAAGATCCACGCCAGTGTACGCAGAAAGAAGGAGATTATGGGAGACATGCCGTGTTATCCGGGTTACCTGCCATTGTTGGGACATGCGCACTTGGCTACTCAGTTCACGTATACAG GTTTCATCGACGAGATACGGCGGACACGCAAGGATAACAAAGGGACTCTTCACATCTGGGTAGGACCCAAGCTGTGCGCCTTTGTTGCTAACCATGTAAATTATGCACAGGTTTCATCGACGAGATACGGCGGACACGCAAGGATAACAAAGGGACTCTTCACATCTGGGTAG